A window of the Listeria swaminathanii genome harbors these coding sequences:
- the menB gene encoding 1,4-dihydroxy-2-naphthoyl-CoA synthase, with product MSFNWQTEKVYEEIKYESYEGIAKITINRPEVHNAFTPKTVTEMIDAFNLARDNSNLGVIILTGEGEKAFCSGGDQKVRGHGGYVGDDQIPRLNVLDLQRLIRVIPKPVIAMVAGWSIGGGNVLQLVCDLTIAADNAKFGQTGPNVGSFDAGYGSGYLARVIGHKKAKEVWFMCRQYSADEALEMGWINTVVPVADLEKETVAWAKEMLQKSPTALRFIKAAFNADTDGLAGIQQLAGDATLLYYTTDEAKEGRDAFKEKRDPDFDQFPKFP from the coding sequence ATGAGTTTTAATTGGCAAACAGAAAAAGTATACGAGGAAATCAAATATGAAAGTTACGAAGGAATCGCGAAAATTACGATTAATCGCCCTGAAGTACATAATGCTTTTACACCAAAAACAGTAACAGAAATGATTGATGCATTTAACTTAGCGCGTGATAATTCGAATCTTGGCGTTATTATTTTAACAGGGGAAGGCGAAAAAGCTTTCTGTTCTGGCGGAGACCAAAAAGTTCGAGGCCACGGTGGTTATGTTGGTGATGACCAAATTCCACGCTTGAATGTTCTTGACTTACAACGTTTAATTCGTGTTATTCCAAAACCGGTTATCGCGATGGTTGCAGGCTGGTCAATTGGTGGAGGAAACGTTCTTCAATTAGTATGTGACTTAACAATTGCTGCAGATAACGCGAAGTTTGGTCAAACTGGACCGAATGTTGGTAGCTTTGATGCGGGTTATGGTTCTGGCTATTTAGCACGTGTTATCGGACATAAGAAAGCGAAAGAAGTTTGGTTCATGTGCCGCCAATATTCAGCGGACGAAGCACTTGAAATGGGCTGGATTAACACTGTTGTTCCAGTAGCAGATTTAGAAAAAGAAACAGTAGCTTGGGCGAAAGAAATGTTACAAAAAAGTCCGACTGCGCTTCGTTTCATCAAAGCTGCGTTCAATGCAGATACAGATGGTTTAGCGGGTATTCAGCAATTAGCTGGTGACGCAACACTTCTATACTATACAACGGACGAAGCAAAAGAAGGTCGCGATGCCTTTAAAGAAAAACGCGATCCAGACTTTGACCAATTTCCAAAATTCCCTTGA
- a CDS encoding LapB repeat-containing protein codes for MKRKIFAATTIFLLSLFCFIGIKAEAKSVGDISPDDISPEISDNRFQSTEGKVLPNFEVDMSISDQNNGKLSIDEDFELTSDGDIILIGTVQGQYIQGTPILNENGQLNNIPNRDQGIIMRVDRTTKKVEWARVVNYEDKNFNSKYAADKWTSSYKSITTNSSKSTFYVGGEVVNYYGDSGGSTLIVKSIDANGNFQIAHKSYVSYAVPSTSDLTYVYFMDIQMEGNTLTMSASARYAAQGKQFIRYTIDPSSLSITKNEFNPLDSTFWAKYQRTDVLKVDNKGLMVYNADVNGANQLKMSIRESENNYNEITLFDSVPEILANSSPYVFMEDRGDGNVYVVMSTPTTWYIALVNIATEQVVQTKKMAMNSSSTLNSVIYSDGKGLLLGGSTHAEESIFGSEPLSKNNGYYLALGSDLSVTDSQILRTDQHNSLTTIINGVGNKVDGFFSYDGLNNDGYIQNLEYPNTYDVNPKGAMIFAEFNLQPAPVLDTGNPILAFYQGERRADFDELEGVRAYSGIDSSDVTDLITKNTFDLYTVGVQQQLYQVEYLPESGNKTTGTRNIQLVHPLQTPKLEKSYADSHGAFQVGDVIPASFVHAFNGLDSANAVTYVVTAVEDGKITVDAAIKRTEGTKTAVIDKEITLATSTADETAVIDVTSVALAAGKYTSITDVRNEGHFHIYAETMDSVSIDPKYVKLTEDPENPIDWNAPGVYYVTASLDPASGYTAKSVQVSVAVVDVGNPKVLSVNMKQYNPTAALVIAEDDINGAGVYKINWAIKDENGLIIKQGAEESGATIRVQTPVPIDLTTLNDGNYTLSVTAADRIGHTSEASEKAFTVDRQAPVVTADDKITYELNTKKTADDFLKDVNVASEAGAIIKTNFNTMVQMDSPGDYTVLVEATDAAGNQSNPVYVVVTVEDTIAPILSADEAISYNQGNTRSETQFLADIHATTDEPATITSDFADKVKFDTPGVYSVTLNANDISGNTAIPRTVNVTIKDVTAPVITADDAIVYEKGITKLAADFLTDVHATTNDGSTITSNFATAVDLNTPGDYDVTLTSTDTGGNISDPVTVTVTVRDTTPPVITANATITYEKGTTKTASAFLADVNATTNDGSAVTSNFNPNSLKQVGTYQVTLSSVDENGNYALPVKVTVVVQDTQKPVISSSATSITYERGEKKQETGFFLDLAIKTDDGTPVTSDFATAVNLDKAGTYTVTLNSVDPSGNKADPVTITVTVADTEKPVITADTTITYAKGTSKTATQFLSDIHAITNDGSTITSNFDPAVLAQEGTYTVELNAKDESNNEADPVTVTITVVDTKGPIINALNTITYERTINKNEADFLADIEATTDDGSMITTDFDSKNLDTVGTYTVTLNAEDASGNKATPVKVTMKVEDTIPPIITADQSITYERGITKAEQAFYTDINAATSDNSPITSDFSKIDLTKTGNYEVLLHATDQSGNNALPLRVNVLVQDTIAPVIKTTSQEITAERGAPMTEQQLLAKVGANTDDGSKITTDYNPAIVNTSGDYLVHLYSVDAAGNQATPVEITIHVKDTIAPVISADKKISYPVGTVKTVAEFLQDIHATTDDGSKITTDFDPSVLEKPGTYTIHLNAVDADGNKAKTLDVTITVEKKVVPPTPPTPDNGGDNTNNGNNGANGGNTNVTVNPNDSNTTTTNVSIPALGDKTTNLPVIVGMLLLATSFILIRRK; via the coding sequence ATGAAAAGGAAGATTTTTGCTGCTACGACGATTTTTTTACTGTCTTTATTTTGTTTTATTGGAATAAAGGCAGAGGCAAAATCGGTGGGGGATATTTCGCCAGATGACATCTCACCAGAAATATCGGATAATCGTTTTCAATCTACAGAAGGAAAAGTGCTACCTAATTTTGAGGTAGATATGTCTATTAGCGATCAAAATAACGGGAAATTATCGATTGACGAGGACTTTGAATTAACCTCGGATGGCGATATTATTTTGATTGGAACCGTGCAAGGGCAATACATACAAGGAACCCCCATTTTAAATGAAAATGGGCAATTAAATAATATTCCAAATCGTGATCAAGGAATTATCATGCGTGTCGATCGAACCACTAAGAAAGTGGAGTGGGCACGTGTTGTTAACTATGAAGACAAAAACTTCAATTCAAAATATGCTGCTGATAAATGGACAAGTTCCTATAAGTCAATTACAACTAACTCGAGTAAATCGACCTTTTATGTCGGTGGAGAGGTAGTCAATTACTACGGAGATTCAGGTGGTAGTACATTAATTGTAAAATCAATTGATGCGAACGGTAATTTCCAAATCGCGCATAAATCCTATGTTAGTTATGCAGTTCCATCCACTTCAGATTTAACATATGTCTATTTTATGGATATTCAAATGGAAGGGAACACACTAACCATGTCTGCTTCGGCTAGATATGCAGCGCAAGGGAAACAATTCATTCGTTATACGATTGATCCTTCGTCATTATCAATTACTAAAAATGAATTTAATCCCTTAGATTCGACTTTCTGGGCCAAATATCAACGCACTGATGTACTTAAAGTAGATAATAAAGGGCTGATGGTATACAACGCGGACGTAAATGGCGCCAATCAACTTAAAATGTCTATTCGCGAATCAGAAAATAATTATAATGAAATTACTTTGTTTGATTCGGTTCCTGAAATTTTAGCGAATTCTTCCCCATATGTATTTATGGAAGATCGTGGCGACGGAAATGTATATGTTGTCATGTCCACACCGACCACGTGGTATATCGCGTTAGTTAATATCGCGACAGAACAAGTAGTTCAAACGAAAAAAATGGCAATGAATTCTTCTTCGACGCTCAACAGTGTGATTTATAGTGACGGAAAAGGCTTGCTTCTCGGTGGTAGCACACATGCGGAAGAAAGTATTTTTGGTAGTGAACCACTAAGCAAAAATAACGGCTATTATTTAGCACTTGGTAGTGATTTAAGTGTCACGGATAGCCAAATCTTAAGAACAGATCAACATAATTCGCTGACAACTATTATTAATGGCGTTGGAAATAAAGTAGATGGATTCTTTAGTTATGACGGTTTAAATAATGATGGTTATATCCAAAATTTAGAATATCCTAATACGTATGATGTCAACCCGAAAGGCGCGATGATTTTTGCGGAATTTAATTTGCAACCAGCTCCAGTGCTCGATACCGGCAATCCAATTTTAGCCTTTTATCAAGGGGAGCGTCGTGCTGATTTTGATGAACTAGAAGGGGTGCGAGCTTACTCTGGAATTGATTCATCAGATGTCACGGATTTAATTACTAAAAACACATTTGATTTATATACGGTGGGAGTGCAGCAGCAACTATATCAAGTTGAATATTTACCAGAAAGTGGAAATAAAACAACTGGTACGCGGAATATTCAATTGGTTCACCCACTTCAAACGCCAAAACTGGAGAAAAGTTATGCCGATAGTCACGGGGCATTTCAAGTGGGAGATGTAATTCCTGCTAGCTTTGTCCATGCTTTTAATGGCTTAGATAGTGCCAACGCGGTGACGTATGTTGTTACGGCGGTAGAAGATGGTAAAATAACTGTTGATGCGGCAATTAAACGAACAGAAGGCACAAAGACCGCAGTGATTGATAAAGAGATTACACTTGCTACTTCCACAGCTGATGAAACGGCTGTCATTGATGTGACGAGCGTAGCGCTAGCGGCAGGGAAATATACCTCCATAACTGACGTGCGAAATGAAGGACATTTTCATATTTATGCAGAAACAATGGATAGCGTGTCGATTGATCCGAAATATGTAAAACTAACAGAAGACCCTGAAAATCCAATTGACTGGAACGCACCAGGTGTTTACTATGTGACAGCATCACTTGATCCAGCAAGTGGCTACACAGCTAAAAGTGTACAAGTGAGTGTCGCTGTTGTTGACGTTGGCAATCCAAAAGTACTTTCTGTCAATATGAAACAATACAACCCAACTGCCGCACTTGTCATTGCAGAAGACGATATTAACGGTGCGGGAGTGTATAAAATCAATTGGGCTATTAAAGACGAAAATGGCCTCATTATAAAACAAGGTGCGGAAGAAAGTGGCGCGACCATTCGCGTACAAACCCCAGTACCAATTGACCTAACCACGTTGAATGACGGCAATTATACATTATCAGTAACAGCGGCTGACAGAATTGGACATACATCAGAAGCCTCTGAAAAAGCATTTACCGTTGATAGACAAGCGCCAGTCGTGACAGCGGATGACAAAATAACGTATGAACTGAATACGAAGAAAACCGCAGATGACTTTTTAAAAGATGTGAATGTGGCAAGTGAAGCCGGCGCAATCATTAAAACCAATTTTAATACAATGGTGCAAATGGATTCACCGGGCGATTATACGGTTTTAGTGGAAGCTACCGATGCAGCTGGCAACCAGTCTAATCCGGTGTATGTCGTCGTAACAGTGGAAGATACGATAGCACCGATTTTAAGTGCGGATGAAGCAATAAGTTATAACCAAGGAAATACGCGATCAGAAACGCAATTTTTAGCTGATATTCATGCAACGACAGATGAGCCGGCCACAATAACAAGCGATTTTGCGGATAAAGTGAAATTTGATACACCAGGGGTTTACTCAGTCACATTAAATGCGAATGATATTAGCGGAAATACAGCAATTCCAAGAACAGTAAACGTCACCATAAAAGATGTCACTGCACCGGTAATCACAGCAGATGACGCAATCGTCTATGAAAAAGGGATAACCAAATTGGCTGCTGATTTCTTAACGGACGTCCATGCTACAACAAATGACGGCTCGACAATCACCTCTAATTTTGCAACAGCAGTAGATTTAAATACGCCGGGTGATTATGATGTGACGCTTACTTCTACAGATACAGGTGGAAATATATCCGATCCAGTGACAGTCACAGTTACCGTACGCGACACAACACCACCAGTAATCACGGCTAACGCAACCATCACTTATGAGAAAGGAACGACGAAGACTGCGAGTGCCTTTTTAGCTGATGTAAACGCAACAACAAATGACGGTTCAGCAGTAACTTCCAATTTCAACCCAAATAGTTTGAAACAAGTAGGGACATATCAAGTAACGTTAAGTTCCGTTGATGAAAATGGTAACTACGCTTTGCCAGTAAAAGTAACTGTCGTTGTTCAAGATACACAAAAACCAGTAATCTCATCTAGCGCAACAAGCATCACCTATGAACGCGGGGAAAAGAAACAAGAAACAGGCTTCTTCCTTGATTTAGCAATTAAAACAGATGATGGCACACCGGTTACGAGTGATTTCGCAACTGCCGTAAATCTGGATAAAGCGGGAACTTATACAGTAACGCTAAATTCAGTAGACCCAAGTGGCAACAAAGCGGACCCCGTCACGATTACAGTTACCGTTGCCGATACAGAAAAACCAGTAATCACAGCCGACACAACTATAACGTATGCAAAAGGAACCAGCAAAACCGCGACACAATTTTTAAGCGATATTCATGCAATAACAAACGATGGCTCCACCATCACGAGCAATTTTGACCCAGCCGTTCTTGCGCAAGAAGGGACGTACACCGTTGAATTAAATGCCAAAGACGAAAGCAATAATGAAGCGGATCCTGTGACAGTTACGATTACAGTAGTAGATACAAAAGGCCCAATCATCAACGCGCTAAATACAATCACCTATGAAAGAACGATAAATAAAAATGAAGCTGATTTCTTAGCTGATATTGAAGCTACAACGGATGATGGCTCTATGATTACAACTGATTTTGATAGCAAAAATCTTGATACAGTTGGAACGTACACCGTCACATTAAATGCAGAAGACGCAAGTGGAAATAAAGCAACTCCGGTTAAAGTGACGATGAAAGTAGAAGATACCATACCGCCAATCATTACAGCCGACCAATCAATCACTTACGAAAGAGGTATTACAAAAGCAGAGCAAGCTTTCTACACAGATATAAACGCGGCAACAAGTGATAATAGCCCGATAACTTCTGATTTTTCGAAAATTGATTTAACGAAAACAGGGAATTACGAAGTCTTGCTCCATGCGACCGACCAAAGTGGTAACAATGCATTACCGCTCAGAGTAAACGTATTAGTCCAAGATACTATCGCTCCTGTTATAAAAACAACTAGTCAAGAAATAACTGCCGAGCGCGGCGCACCAATGACAGAGCAACAACTTCTTGCCAAAGTAGGCGCAAATACAGATGACGGCTCAAAAATCACAACAGACTACAATCCCGCTATCGTAAATACATCAGGCGATTATCTTGTCCATCTTTACTCGGTTGATGCAGCAGGAAACCAAGCAACTCCTGTAGAAATAACGATTCACGTAAAAGATACAATAGCACCAGTAATTTCAGCGGATAAGAAAATCAGCTATCCGGTGGGAACAGTAAAAACTGTAGCCGAATTTTTACAAGACATTCATGCTACAACAGATGATGGCTCAAAAATCACGACAGACTTTGATCCGAGCGTGCTAGAAAAACCAGGAACATACACCATTCATTTAAATGCAGTAGATGC
- a CDS encoding o-succinylbenzoate--CoA ligase, which translates to MDMTNWLQKRVRLSPNETALVFEGKEETFAEISEAVELIAGKLFARGIRKDEMVALLGKNDRMTFLLIHALQQLGAVTLFLNNRLTKKEIAFQLANAEVQQVIMADSFADKVATGISYTELQQTDYIAPELVETWDLSRVASVMYTSGTTGQPKGVMQTYENHWWSAVSSVLNLGLTEKDSWLCAVPIFHISGLSIMMRSLIYGIPVYLEEHFDEEKITQLLESGKISTISVVTSMLERLLKIHGGSYHPNLRTVLLGGGPASKAVLEICKQRAIPLVQSFGMTETASQIVTLPPKDALNKIGSSGKALFPAEVTIAEDGEILLKGPSITPGYLHNELATEAAFVDGWFKTGDIGYLDEEGFLFVLERRSDLIISGGENIYPTEIEHVIGAYAAVKEVAVVGKPDDKWGSVPVAFIVAEQTFDEAELRDICQTNLASFKIPKQITLVENLPKTASGKIQRNKLKERHSK; encoded by the coding sequence ATGGACATGACAAACTGGCTTCAAAAACGAGTGCGGCTTTCTCCTAACGAGACCGCGCTCGTTTTTGAAGGAAAAGAAGAAACATTTGCGGAAATAAGTGAAGCGGTAGAGCTAATTGCAGGGAAATTGTTTGCGCGTGGTATTAGAAAAGACGAGATGGTCGCCTTGCTAGGAAAAAACGACCGAATGACGTTTTTGCTTATTCATGCCTTGCAACAACTTGGTGCTGTCACGCTATTCCTAAATAACCGTTTGACGAAAAAAGAAATTGCTTTTCAGCTTGCCAATGCGGAAGTACAACAAGTGATTATGGCCGATTCCTTTGCGGATAAAGTGGCAACTGGAATTAGCTACACCGAATTGCAACAAACAGACTATATAGCGCCGGAACTGGTAGAAACATGGGACTTATCGCGTGTGGCTTCGGTTATGTATACGTCAGGGACAACAGGGCAGCCAAAAGGTGTTATGCAAACCTATGAAAATCATTGGTGGAGTGCGGTTTCTTCCGTTTTGAATTTAGGTTTGACCGAAAAAGATAGCTGGCTTTGTGCTGTGCCGATTTTCCATATTAGCGGTTTATCGATTATGATGCGGTCGCTGATTTACGGAATTCCTGTGTATTTGGAAGAACATTTTGATGAAGAAAAAATCACTCAATTGCTAGAAAGTGGTAAAATTTCTACGATTTCGGTGGTGACTTCGATGCTCGAACGGTTGCTTAAAATTCATGGTGGTAGTTATCATCCGAATTTGCGGACTGTTTTACTTGGAGGTGGGCCAGCGAGTAAGGCGGTTTTAGAAATTTGTAAGCAGCGGGCTATTCCGCTCGTTCAGTCGTTTGGTATGACCGAAACTGCCTCACAAATCGTCACATTGCCACCTAAAGACGCTTTAAACAAAATCGGTTCTTCTGGTAAAGCGTTATTTCCGGCAGAAGTTACCATTGCGGAAGACGGGGAAATTTTACTAAAAGGTCCATCGATTACACCAGGATATTTGCATAACGAGTTAGCGACAGAAGCTGCATTTGTAGATGGCTGGTTTAAAACAGGGGATATCGGTTATTTGGATGAGGAAGGTTTCCTCTTTGTGTTAGAGCGCCGTTCTGATTTGATTATTTCGGGAGGAGAGAACATTTATCCAACCGAAATAGAGCATGTCATTGGTGCCTACGCCGCGGTGAAAGAAGTTGCTGTAGTAGGAAAGCCTGATGATAAATGGGGCAGTGTACCAGTCGCTTTTATCGTTGCGGAACAAACTTTTGACGAAGCAGAATTACGGGATATTTGCCAAACGAATTTGGCTAGCTTTAAAATTCCAAAACAAATCACGCTTGTTGAAAACTTGCCAAAAACTGCTTCTGGTAAAATTCAGCGCAATAAATTAAAAGAAAGGCACTCTAAGTAA
- a CDS encoding metal ABC transporter substrate-binding protein yields MKKSYLIVLTALLSALLILTGCSDSSATKTNSDKLTVYTTVYPLQYLTEQIGGKYVDVNSIYPPGSDAHSFEPTQKDMMKIADSDLFFYIGLGMEGFVDKAEKTLANEHVTFVPTAEKLDLPKDPDAAEEHDHESEEEHEHGDINPHVWLNPVYMEQMATVVKDKLIKEMPDQKETFEKNYQAVEEKLKTLDQDFRTVTSEAKQKDFVTAHAAYSYWETEYKLHQIPIAGVSTSDEPSQKKLKSIVEKIEAEKIPYIMLEQNTNSKIADVIQQETNTKTLTLHNLETLTQKDIDKNRDYLSIMNDNLNALKEGLNY; encoded by the coding sequence TTGAAAAAAAGCTATCTTATCGTATTAACCGCACTATTATCCGCTTTATTAATATTGACTGGCTGTTCGGACAGCAGCGCTACAAAAACGAACAGTGATAAATTAACTGTTTATACGACGGTATATCCTTTGCAGTATTTAACAGAACAAATTGGTGGCAAATATGTTGACGTTAACAGTATTTATCCGCCTGGTTCTGACGCGCATAGTTTTGAACCGACACAAAAAGATATGATGAAAATTGCCGATAGTGATTTATTTTTCTACATCGGGCTTGGCATGGAAGGATTTGTTGATAAAGCAGAAAAAACATTAGCAAACGAACATGTCACTTTCGTCCCTACCGCTGAAAAGTTAGATTTACCAAAAGATCCGGACGCAGCCGAGGAGCATGATCACGAAAGCGAAGAAGAGCATGAGCATGGCGATATCAACCCCCACGTCTGGTTGAACCCTGTGTATATGGAACAAATGGCCACAGTCGTCAAAGATAAATTAATCAAAGAAATGCCCGATCAAAAAGAAACATTTGAAAAAAATTATCAAGCTGTCGAAGAAAAATTGAAAACCTTGGACCAAGATTTCCGCACAGTTACAAGTGAAGCAAAACAAAAAGATTTTGTAACCGCCCATGCTGCCTATAGTTACTGGGAAACAGAATACAAGTTACACCAAATCCCAATCGCTGGCGTTTCAACAAGCGACGAACCATCTCAAAAGAAATTAAAATCGATTGTCGAAAAAATCGAAGCAGAAAAAATCCCGTATATCATGCTAGAACAAAATACCAATTCAAAAATAGCGGATGTTATTCAACAAGAAACGAACACAAAAACACTGACACTTCATAACTTAGAAACACTAACACAAAAAGATATTGATAAAAACCGTGATTATCTTTCCATTATGAACGACAACTTAAATGCTTTAAAAGAAGGACTTAATTACTAA
- a CDS encoding L-lactate dehydrogenase, producing the protein MKRKVGIIGTGHVGSDVAFSLVTQGICDEIVLLDKIETKAESEALELRDMASMTNSYTTITSNNWDALSDADVIVMAIGPETLLREDRMEELVETSRSVAEIVPKVLATGFQGVFVNITNPCDVITMLIQKLSGFDRSRVFGTGTSLDTARMRRVVGEALHINPKSVEGYVLGEHGESQFVAWSTVKIGGVNIADYKTTTPLDLPALKDAVRGGGWNILTGKGWTSFGIATATAGIVDAILTDAKQVFPLAVFSQKTATYIGQPALIGANGVMDILEPKLTAEEEANFIASAEIIKKAFHLI; encoded by the coding sequence GTGAAACGCAAAGTAGGAATAATTGGTACAGGTCATGTTGGAAGCGACGTGGCTTTTTCCCTTGTTACCCAAGGGATTTGTGATGAAATTGTTTTGCTTGATAAAATCGAAACAAAGGCAGAAAGTGAAGCGCTAGAACTTCGGGACATGGCATCAATGACGAATTCTTATACAACGATTACTTCGAATAATTGGGATGCTTTGAGCGATGCAGATGTAATTGTTATGGCTATTGGACCGGAAACGTTGCTACGTGAAGACCGTATGGAAGAACTTGTTGAGACAAGCCGGTCGGTAGCGGAGATTGTACCGAAAGTGCTGGCAACAGGGTTTCAAGGGGTTTTTGTGAATATTACTAATCCATGTGATGTAATTACGATGCTTATTCAAAAATTATCTGGTTTTGATCGTTCAAGGGTATTTGGAACAGGGACATCGCTTGATACAGCGCGAATGAGACGAGTAGTTGGGGAAGCGTTACATATTAATCCAAAGAGCGTTGAGGGATACGTTCTTGGCGAGCACGGCGAATCTCAATTTGTTGCTTGGTCAACGGTGAAAATTGGCGGCGTTAATATCGCGGATTACAAAACAACAACACCACTTGATTTACCAGCTTTAAAAGATGCTGTTCGCGGTGGTGGCTGGAATATTTTAACTGGAAAAGGCTGGACGAGTTTTGGGATAGCAACGGCCACAGCGGGAATTGTCGATGCGATTTTAACGGATGCCAAACAAGTTTTTCCGTTAGCCGTATTTTCCCAAAAAACAGCTACCTACATCGGACAACCGGCATTAATTGGTGCAAATGGTGTGATGGACATATTAGAACCGAAACTAACTGCAGAAGAAGAGGCGAATTTTATAGCGTCAGCTGAAATCATAAAAAAAGCTTTTCATTTAATTTAG
- the yidD gene encoding membrane protein insertion efficiency factor YidD, with the protein MKKILIGGIRLYQKYISRFTPATCRFYPTCSAYGIEAIQTHGALKGSYLAIRRISKCHPFHKGGLDFVPPKKEKNDETEHRCKAHHHH; encoded by the coding sequence ATGAAAAAAATTCTTATCGGAGGAATCCGACTTTATCAAAAATATATTTCGCGGTTCACCCCGGCGACTTGTCGTTTTTATCCAACCTGTTCTGCTTACGGGATTGAAGCGATACAGACGCACGGTGCTTTAAAAGGAAGCTACCTCGCGATTAGACGTATTTCTAAATGCCACCCATTTCATAAAGGCGGGCTGGATTTCGTGCCACCTAAAAAAGAAAAAAATGATGAGACAGAGCATCGCTGTAAAGCCCATCATCACCATTAA
- a CDS encoding DUF2584 domain-containing protein codes for MGMPLEVNTMIVTKGNEKRISDNFFELEKLGYRIYPIDVPIAVRKTKEGETLGEAIPRKLVWENNKTIIKYELIALNSSN; via the coding sequence TTGGGTATGCCACTAGAGGTAAACACAATGATCGTAACAAAAGGAAACGAAAAACGAATTTCTGATAATTTCTTTGAACTTGAAAAACTAGGATATCGGATTTATCCAATTGATGTGCCAATCGCGGTTCGTAAAACAAAAGAAGGCGAAACGCTGGGAGAAGCAATTCCAAGAAAACTCGTATGGGAAAATAATAAAACCATCATTAAATATGAATTAATCGCATTAAATTCAAGTAATTAA
- the ytkD gene encoding RNA deprotection pyrophosphohydrolase has product MFTYKDTLGNKVTIYFEAQEINPDDVLIIPKTIDGWLFTEHKIRGLEFPGGKGELGETNLEAAKRELMEETGATSEVFHFVADYLVESEERTFTKRVYTAKVASIETQADYLETKGPVILRGELSQFILQPAFSFFMRDAGMVQIVKRAERILRDKN; this is encoded by the coding sequence TTGTTTACTTATAAAGATACATTAGGAAATAAAGTGACGATTTATTTTGAAGCACAGGAAATAAATCCGGATGATGTGCTGATTATTCCTAAAACTATAGATGGCTGGCTTTTTACGGAACATAAAATCCGCGGGTTAGAATTTCCCGGCGGCAAAGGTGAACTTGGCGAAACCAATTTGGAGGCAGCGAAGCGAGAATTAATGGAAGAAACGGGCGCAACAAGTGAGGTATTCCATTTTGTAGCTGACTATTTGGTTGAATCTGAGGAGCGAACATTTACGAAACGAGTGTATACGGCAAAAGTTGCTTCCATAGAGACGCAAGCCGATTACTTAGAAACAAAGGGGCCTGTGATTTTGCGAGGAGAGCTAAGTCAATTTATTTTACAGCCGGCGTTTAGTTTTTTTATGCGTGATGCTGGAATGGTCCAAATTGTGAAAAGGGCTGAGCGGATATTACGCGACAAAAACTAG